The Lacipirellulaceae bacterium genome contains a region encoding:
- a CDS encoding family 16 glycosylhydrolase — MRFFACMFFLQFSVWNGVRAANWEQVSIPVAPSDHKAWELLPISDDFSYKAPPLEKPQAFTKRWKDTFINPWKGPGLTSFDPGHSYVLNGHLGIAASRKRDTNKVRAGAISSRETFRYPLYIEASVKLSGLVMASNVWMLSADSTQEIDVVEAYGSQRPTESWTSHRLHLSHHVFIRKPFKDYQPTDEGSWYYDGTNWQQNFHRVGVFWRDPWHLEYYVNGKKVRTVSGKEKIDPHNYTRGTGLSKPMHIIINTEDQDWRSDKGTTPTDKELADTNKSIYWVDWIRVYQLVDSK, encoded by the coding sequence ATGAGATTCTTTGCCTGCATGTTCTTTCTGCAATTCTCTGTATGGAATGGTGTCCGTGCGGCCAATTGGGAGCAAGTCAGCATCCCCGTCGCTCCCAGCGATCACAAGGCCTGGGAGTTGCTCCCCATCTCCGACGACTTTAGCTACAAGGCGCCGCCCCTAGAGAAACCACAGGCATTCACCAAGCGTTGGAAAGACACGTTTATCAATCCCTGGAAAGGGCCTGGACTCACCTCGTTCGACCCGGGCCATTCGTATGTTCTCAACGGGCACTTGGGAATCGCCGCGAGTCGCAAACGCGATACCAACAAGGTCCGGGCCGGAGCGATTTCCTCTAGGGAAACTTTCCGGTACCCGCTCTACATTGAGGCGAGCGTCAAGCTGAGTGGTTTGGTCATGGCTTCGAATGTCTGGATGCTTAGCGCTGATTCGACGCAGGAGATCGATGTGGTCGAAGCGTACGGCAGCCAGCGCCCTACGGAGTCGTGGACATCGCACCGTTTGCACTTGAGCCACCATGTGTTTATTCGCAAGCCCTTCAAAGACTATCAGCCGACCGACGAAGGCAGTTGGTACTACGATGGGACAAATTGGCAACAGAACTTCCATCGCGTCGGAGTCTTTTGGCGCGACCCTTGGCACCTTGAGTACTACGTCAATGGAAAGAAAGTCAGAACGGTCTCAGGGAAGGAGAAGATTGATCCCCACAACTACACTCGTGGAACTGGGCTCAGTAAGCCGATGCATATCATTATTAATACGGAAGACCAGGACTGGCGATCCGACAAAGGTACCACTCCAACCGATAAGGAATTGGCTGACACGAACAAGAGTATCTACTGGGTTGATTGGATTCGCGTTTATCAGCTTGTCGACTCAAAGTGA
- a CDS encoding DUF1569 domain-containing protein, translating into MATTVEPVNTKKVEGRRKVRYRSHEEVLADAERLADMDAPTIGNWSKGQIYKHLAGTLDLSIDGGGGMLPAPARFLLKFVFKKKFLHDAVPSGFKAPANFVPDETSTDEGLELLRKATGRMGEVSVRALHPGFGKLSREEWDLFHFRHAEMHMSFIVES; encoded by the coding sequence ATGGCTACTACCGTCGAACCTGTGAACACCAAAAAGGTCGAAGGACGTCGCAAAGTGCGTTACAGATCGCACGAAGAGGTGCTTGCCGACGCTGAGCGGCTCGCTGACATGGATGCACCGACGATCGGCAATTGGTCGAAGGGCCAGATCTACAAGCATCTCGCCGGAACGCTCGACCTCTCGATTGATGGCGGCGGTGGAATGCTTCCCGCTCCAGCGAGATTTCTTTTAAAGTTCGTGTTCAAGAAGAAATTCCTACACGACGCAGTTCCGTCGGGTTTCAAAGCCCCTGCCAACTTCGTGCCCGACGAAACATCAACCGATGAAGGTTTGGAACTTTTGCGCAAAGCAACAGGGCGCATGGGAGAAGTCTCCGTGCGCGCACTCCACCCTGGTTTCGGAAAGCTGAGCCGAGAGGAATGGGACCTGTTCCATTTCAGGCATGCGGAAATGCACATGAGCTTCATTGTGGAAAGCTAG
- a CDS encoding metalloregulator ArsR/SmtB family transcription factor produces MPKDDDPIWKALADPTRREILDLLRDGPRQTTEIVENFPDLSRFGVMKHLDVLRDANLVSTRSEGRKRINSLNAASLRDVIERWIGKYEAFWANTLLRVKEDTETRAKGKKNKGKKRA; encoded by the coding sequence ATGCCAAAAGACGACGACCCCATTTGGAAAGCACTGGCCGATCCCACCAGGCGGGAGATCCTCGACCTGTTGCGTGATGGTCCGCGGCAGACGACGGAGATTGTCGAAAACTTCCCTGACCTCTCCCGTTTCGGCGTAATGAAGCATTTGGACGTGCTTCGCGACGCGAATCTCGTCAGCACACGCAGTGAAGGCCGGAAACGCATCAACTCGCTCAACGCTGCATCGCTACGCGATGTCATTGAACGCTGGATTGGCAAGTACGAAGCCTTTTGGGCGAATACGCTACTGAGGGTAAAGGAAGATACAGAAACTCGTGCCAAAGGTAAAAAGAATAAGGGCAAGAAGCGCGCCTGA
- a CDS encoding SRPBCC domain-containing protein, whose translation MAVLEEFKLDLTQSIEINAAIGDAYASLLKRLSVDSVTPRNEPMPMVLEQWPGGRWFRDLGNGQGHLWGFVQVIKPPTLIEIQGPMFMSYAVAGHIQFRLTQIADGTEIMLRHQALGDILPEHREGVVYGWQHVLESVKEASE comes from the coding sequence ATGGCCGTTCTGGAAGAATTCAAACTCGACTTGACCCAATCGATTGAAATCAACGCTGCGATTGGCGACGCTTATGCTTCGCTGCTCAAGCGACTGAGCGTTGACAGTGTCACGCCGCGGAACGAGCCGATGCCGATGGTGCTCGAACAGTGGCCCGGCGGGCGGTGGTTTCGTGATCTTGGCAACGGCCAGGGGCATCTGTGGGGCTTCGTTCAAGTGATCAAACCACCCACGCTGATCGAAATCCAAGGCCCAATGTTTATGTCGTATGCCGTGGCGGGGCATATCCAATTTCGGTTAACACAAATTGCCGACGGTACTGAGATCATGCTACGACACCAGGCCTTGGGTGACATCCTCCCCGAGCATCGTGAAGGCGTCGTCTACGGCTGGCAACACGTGTTGGAGAGCGTGAAGGAAGCTTCCGAATAA
- a CDS encoding VOC family protein, with translation MSCQPNPVNWFEIPVTDMDRASKFYGTAFDTEITPAEIGPNKMGWFPMEQNVPGAAGTLIMGDGYLPSHEGSLVYFHVAEIDPALEKITTAGGKTLVPRTSIGEYGFIAHFEDTEGNRVALHEKPA, from the coding sequence ATGTCCTGCCAACCGAATCCGGTCAATTGGTTTGAAATCCCTGTCACCGATATGGATCGTGCGTCGAAGTTTTACGGCACAGCGTTCGATACGGAAATTACGCCCGCCGAAATAGGCCCAAACAAGATGGGCTGGTTCCCCATGGAGCAGAACGTGCCTGGAGCTGCTGGAACGTTGATTATGGGCGACGGCTACTTGCCTTCCCATGAGGGTTCGCTCGTCTACTTCCACGTCGCGGAAATCGATCCGGCTCTGGAGAAAATTACTACCGCCGGCGGGAAAACCTTGGTTCCACGCACGAGCATCGGCGAATACGGCTTCATCGCCCACTTCGAAGACACCGAGGGGAACCGCGTCGCGCTGCACGAGAAGCCCGCGTAA
- a CDS encoding AAA family ATPase — protein sequence MHIHQFTVRNFLIHQTTTVDLSPLSVLVGANGAGKSAFFDALLNFSMLSRGNIQQAFGPYPFSYNATIYRGATAGVSRIGFAATMSQERDSSERYKYEITYEQVQGQSPPRYSIINEKLTNETSGSVEFDRTDPDAYEITSKIRLEQDRCLFSAIRLARATQEFSPFLDYLTQQISRMNKFRLDPFSLATPSRVPQIDSEPTSGLIPRIGYNGEDLAATLYYLANTEDPAFELIKQRIRDLVAEFEDFEFSTVGTDKIAFAVKYSDRRETVPSVRLSSGMLIFIGLICLVSTPNRPPVLMVEEPENGLTPQAIKVFYDAVRSLAFSDDIETRSQVLISSHSPFVICDAWNGEDRDFIHQVRVNGGRSQVRKFSEVIGEHGIQLGKVDGDRTHLSLKNAEDVMSGRFAG from the coding sequence ATGCACATACATCAATTCACTGTTCGCAACTTCCTCATTCACCAAACAACCACGGTTGACCTGAGCCCGCTCTCCGTTCTTGTTGGCGCCAACGGAGCTGGGAAATCTGCGTTCTTTGATGCATTGCTCAACTTTTCCATGTTGTCACGCGGCAACATACAGCAGGCGTTCGGCCCATACCCGTTTTCCTACAACGCAACGATCTATCGTGGGGCGACTGCTGGTGTGTCTCGCATTGGCTTCGCGGCGACAATGTCCCAAGAACGGGATAGCTCCGAACGTTACAAATACGAAATCACGTACGAGCAGGTCCAAGGGCAATCACCTCCACGCTACTCGATTATCAACGAGAAACTCACCAATGAAACTTCAGGCAGCGTCGAGTTCGATCGGACCGATCCAGATGCTTATGAAATCACATCGAAAATACGATTAGAGCAGGATCGCTGCCTGTTCTCTGCAATTCGACTTGCACGCGCCACGCAAGAATTCTCACCGTTTCTCGACTATTTGACCCAGCAGATCAGCCGCATGAACAAGTTTCGTCTTGACCCATTCTCCCTTGCGACTCCGAGCAGAGTGCCGCAGATTGATAGTGAGCCCACGTCAGGGCTAATTCCACGTATCGGTTACAACGGCGAGGACTTGGCTGCCACACTCTACTATCTGGCCAACACGGAAGACCCCGCGTTTGAACTGATAAAACAAAGGATACGCGACCTCGTAGCTGAATTCGAAGACTTTGAATTCAGTACCGTTGGCACAGACAAAATCGCATTTGCTGTCAAGTACTCGGATCGTCGTGAAACGGTTCCATCTGTTCGGCTTTCGTCCGGCATGCTCATCTTCATCGGGCTGATCTGTTTGGTTTCTACACCTAACAGGCCGCCCGTGCTAATGGTTGAAGAACCGGAGAACGGACTGACACCCCAAGCAATCAAGGTCTTCTACGACGCCGTTAGGTCACTCGCGTTCTCAGATGATATTGAAACACGAAGCCAAGTATTAATATCGTCCCACAGCCCGTTTGTGATTTGTGATGCTTGGAACGGCGAGGATCGCGACTTCATTCATCAGGTCCGAGTGAACGGGGGCCGTTCGCAAGTCCGTAAGTTCAGCGAGGTCATTGGAGAACACGGAATTCAACTCGGCAAGGTTGATGGCGACCGCACGCACCTTAGCCTTAAGAACGCGGAAGATGTGATGTCCGGCCGTTTCGCAGGTTGA
- a CDS encoding YebC/PmpR family DNA-binding transcriptional regulator, which translates to MAGHSHWAGIKHKKAAIDNKRGKLWSKLSKAIIIAARDGGGDPSMNLRLRYAINDAKAVSMPKDNIERAVKKGTGELEGGNLEEIIYEGYGPAGVAVMCEILTDNRNRTAPEVRKIFEIAGGKLGATGCVAWMFDRKGVAVISKEQIGEEALMELALEAGADDIRREGDAYEVLCDPQVFTDLREALEQAKLEPESSEVAQVPKETVDVSAEDAPKVLKMMEALDDHDDVQNVSANFNIPDEVMAGLD; encoded by the coding sequence ATGGCAGGACATTCACACTGGGCCGGCATCAAGCATAAGAAGGCGGCCATCGATAATAAGCGGGGGAAGCTGTGGAGCAAGCTCTCCAAAGCGATCATCATCGCCGCCCGTGACGGGGGCGGCGATCCGTCAATGAACTTGCGGCTGCGGTACGCTATTAACGATGCCAAAGCCGTCAGCATGCCCAAGGACAACATCGAGCGTGCCGTTAAGAAGGGGACCGGCGAGCTCGAAGGGGGCAATCTCGAAGAGATCATCTACGAAGGCTACGGGCCCGCCGGAGTGGCCGTGATGTGCGAAATCCTCACTGACAACCGCAACCGCACGGCACCGGAAGTACGCAAGATTTTTGAGATCGCTGGCGGCAAACTTGGCGCAACAGGTTGTGTGGCTTGGATGTTTGATCGCAAGGGGGTTGCGGTGATCTCCAAAGAGCAGATCGGCGAAGAAGCGCTGATGGAGCTCGCGCTCGAAGCGGGAGCGGACGATATTCGCCGTGAAGGAGACGCCTACGAGGTGCTTTGCGATCCGCAGGTTTTTACCGATTTGCGAGAAGCACTCGAGCAAGCAAAGCTCGAACCGGAAAGCTCCGAAGTTGCCCAGGTGCCTAAGGAAACAGTCGATGTTTCTGCTGAGGACGCGCCCAAGGTCTTAAAGATGATGGAAGCGCTCGATGATCACGACGACGTGCAAAACGTCTCGGCGAATTTCAATATCCCAGATGAGGTCATGGCGGGGCTCGATTGA
- the rbfA gene encoding 30S ribosome-binding factor RbfA, with protein MSSRRVLKAAQAIREVVGMAILADLKDPRIENATITKVEVSPDMRQAKVSVSVMGDDAKQKLCLHGLQSAAGYLQSKISKRIDTRYTPRLKFELDMGVKKSIALAKVLDEVLPEEPDSDGGTEEE; from the coding sequence ATGTCCTCCCGCCGCGTTCTTAAAGCTGCCCAAGCGATCCGCGAAGTTGTCGGTATGGCTATACTGGCTGACTTAAAAGATCCACGCATCGAGAACGCGACCATCACTAAGGTCGAGGTTTCGCCCGATATGCGTCAGGCGAAAGTAAGCGTCTCCGTCATGGGAGACGATGCCAAACAGAAACTGTGCCTCCATGGACTACAGAGTGCTGCGGGGTACTTACAGTCGAAAATCTCGAAGCGGATTGATACTCGCTACACGCCGCGTTTGAAATTCGAGCTCGACATGGGCGTGAAAAAATCAATTGCACTGGCGAAGGTCTTGGATGAGGTCTTGCCGGAGGAGCCCGATAGTGATGGCGGAACTGAAGAAGAATGA